The genomic DNA CCAAATGATCCTGCCATTCCACAACAACCCGATTTAATTTCAATTGCAGTATAATTTTCTGGGAAACTTAGAATTTTCTTTGTTGGAGCAGAAGAAGCCAATGCTTTCTGATAGCAATGTGCATGGAACTTGATTTCTTTTTTCTCTTTCGTAAATTGATCGATGGAAATGTTACCTTTTTGCATTTCTTGATACAGAAATTCTTCGATCATAAATGTATTTGATGCTAGTGTTTTAGCTTCAAGCTTCATTGTTTCTGGCACTAAATCAAGATACTCATCACGAAAAGTAAGAATAGCAGAAGGTTCAATACCTATTAACGGATTGTTTTCATCAACTATACCTTTCAATAGATTGATATTTTTGATTGCTAAAAACTTGGCTTTTTTAACCAATCCCTTTGACAAAAAGGTTCTTCCACTTTCTACATGTTTTGGAATAATAACTTGGTAGTCTAGCTTTTGTAACAATTGGATCGTTTTAATCCCAATTGGCGTATCGTTGTAATCGGTAAATTCATCAGCAAAAAGATAAACCCGCTTTTTTGTTGTTCCATTTGTAGTTGACGAATGCCATTTTTTAAGCGTGGTATTATGCAATTTCGGAATGCTTCTTTCTTTGGCAAAACCCAAATTGCTTTTTACAATATTCCCAATTGTAGGATGTTGATTTACGTAATTAAATAAGGAAGGAGCATAACTACCCAACTTATTTATTTTACTGATGTTTGCAATTAATTTACTCCGAAGCGGAATAGGATTGGAATCGTAATACTGTTGCAGAAATTCGGCTTTAAGCTTTGCCATATCCACATTCGATGGACATTCAGATTTACATGCTTTGCACGATAAGCAAAAGTCTAAAATATCATATAAGTCTTTTTGATCGAATGGATTTTTTTTATCAGAGTTGGTAAGAAATTCTCTGAATAGATTCGCTCTTGCTCGTGTGCTTAATTTTTCATCTAAACTTGCTTGATAACTAGGACACAATGCCTTTCCTGTTACATGAGTATTTCTGCAATCGCCAGAGCCATTGCATCGTTCTGTAGCTCTTACAATTCCCATATCACTAGAAAAATCAAAATAAGTTTCAATTTCTTTCGTTTGCTGATTTGGTTCATAACGCAAATGCGTATTCATTTTTGGCGTATCAACAATTTTACCTGGATTAAAAATATTTTTAGGATCCCAAGTTTGCTTAATCTGACGCAACAATTGATAGTTTTCTTCTCCTATCATGATCGGAATAAATTCCCCACGCAGTCTTCCATCTCCATGTTCACCGCTTAGCGAACCATTGTATTTTTTGACGAGTTTTGCAGAATCTAACCCAATTGCATGAAATTTTTCTTGGTCATCAGCATTTTTTAAGTCTAGAACAGGACGCATATGAATCTCTCCAGTACCAATATGAGCATGGAATACACATTGTATCTCATGTTTCTTCATTAATTCCTTAAATTCTGCAATGTAATCGTATAATACTTCAGGATTTACTGATGTATCTTCAATTAAGGAAACAGGTTTGGCGTCACCAATCATATTGGAAAGCACACCTAAGGCTGATTTTCGTAGATCCCAAACCTTCGTAATGTTTTCTGCTCCAGTAACAACAGGGAAGTGATATCCTAAATTATTTTCACGAAATTCAGCTTCCATTTTGCATGCAATTTGCTCAATTTCAGCTTTTGACTCTCTTGCAAATTCAATAATTAGCAGAGCACCTGGACTACCTTGTAAAAAAAATCGATTTTTGGCTTGTGTACGATTTCCTTCAGTCAATTTCAATATCTGATCGTCCATTAACTCAACTGCACCAGGTTGATATTTTAAGGCAATTAAGTTTCCTTTAATTGCATCTTCCAAACTTTTAAAATGGGCACAAACCAGAGCCTTTTCTTTTGGTGGGGACGGCACTAAATTTAATTTTATTTCAGTAGTAAAGGCTAGAGTCCCTTCTGAGCCTGCTAATAGATTACAGAAATTAAATTGAATATCATTTTTACTAAAAGGAGAGGAGTTGGATAGGATATCTATAGCATAACCAGTATTTCTTCTTTTAATTTTTAGATCAGGAAATTCCTTGTCTATTGAGGCTCGTATTTCTTCTGATGATAGAATTTGATTTATTTGCTGGTAAAGTTTAGATTCTAATCCGTTATTTGCTTCACATTTTTGTTTGAATTCATCGTCAGTTACATTTTTGAAGGTAGCTTTACTTCCATCGCTAAGGATACAATTTGTTTCAAGTGTATGATCTCTTGTACTACCATATATAATGGAATGCGATCCACAAGAGTTATTTCCTAGCATTCCACCAAGCATGCACCTGCTACTCGTTGAGGTTTCAGGACCAAAAAACAAACCATATGAATGAAGGTAAAGATTTAATTCATCGAGAATAACACCTGGTTGAACTCGAACCCATTTTTCTTCTTGATTAAGCTCCAGAATTTTAGTGAAGTGTTTTGAGATATCCACAACGAGACCGTCACCAACTACTTGTCCTGCTAGTGAAGTTCCAGCAGCTCTTGGTATCAATGATAAATCTTGATCAGATGCAAATTTGATTAAATGTTGTAAGTCACTTTCATTCTTAGGGTAAGCAACAGCTAATGGAAGTACCTTGTAGGCTGAGGCATCTGTAGCGTAAAGTAAACGAGTACTCATATCTCTATGGATTTCGCCCTCTAGTTTTTCTTGAAGTTCCTCAAATATAGTTGATTGAACAGTAGGTTTCATATTTGTTAGGTGCTTTTAATCTCATTAAATCTCTAGAAATGAAATTACGTTATTATTTTTTAATGCAAGCTTATTGAGAATGAATATTTATTAAAATTTTCAAATAAAAAGCATCAAAAATTATTGATTTAGGAATCTAAAGTTTACGTTTTATATCTAATTTCGCAATGTCGAGATTACAAAAATACATAAATTACTGATTCACAATGAACTTACTGCAAAAGATTAAGGAGAATGCAAAGCTGCATAACAAAAAAATTGTTCTTCCAGAGGGAACTGAAGAGAGAACATTGCAAGCTGCAGACATCCTTTTGAATGAAAAAATTGCACAAATTATTTTGATTGGAAATCCTGAGACAATCAAATCAGAAGCTAACAGGTTGAATTTAGAGCATATCTCTAAAGCAATTATCATCGATCCGGAAAATCATGATAAAATGGAAGCTTATGCAGAGATTTTGGTTGAACTTCGTAAGAAGAAAGGGATGACCATGGAGAAAGCTATGGGACTTGTTAAAGATCCTCTTTATTTGGCTACCTTAATGATTAAAGCGGGTGATGCTGATGGAGAAGTTGCCGGAGCATTGAATGCTACAGGAGACGTATTGCGTCCAGCTTTCCAGATTGTGAAAACAATGCCTGGTTGCTCAGTTGTTTCTGGTGCTTTTATCTTGATTTTGAAGGATAAAACATTTGGCGATAATGGTATGTTGGTTGTTGCTGACTGTGCTGTTCATCCAAACCCAACTGCTAGTGAGTTAGCTGAGATTGCAGTTGCTACTGCAAAAACAACAAAGGCTATTGCTAATATGGAACCACGTGTTGCTATGTTGAGTTTTTCTACTATGGGATCGGCTAAGCACGAAATGGTTGATAAGGTTGTTGAGGCTACTCGTTTGGCTAAAGAAGCGGCTCCGGAATTCCTAATTGACGGTGAGATGCAAGCTGATGCTGCTATTGTTGAAGCAATTGGTGCTAGCAAGGCTCCAAATTCAGAAGTTGCAGGTAGAGCAAACGTATTGGTATTCCCAACTCTTGAAGTAGGAAATATTGCTTACAAATTAGTACAGCGTTTAGCTGGTGCTGAAGCTGTAGGACCGGTATTACAGGGTATGGCTGCTCCAATCAACGACCTATCCAGAGGTTGTTCAGTTAGCGATATTGTGAACTTAGTAGCTATTACAGCAAATCAGACTGCAGGAATGTAAGCTGAGAAATCAGAAATAGAATCTTAATCAAACAAATAATAACAAAATCTAATGAACGTTTTAGTTTTAAATTGCGGAAGTTCTTCATTGAAGTATCAAATTTTGAACATGGGCGAAGAGGCGACTCTTTTAGCTTCTGGTCTTGTTGAGCGTATTGGTCTTGAAAATGGTGTTTTAACTCACAAACCTGAGGGAAAAGATAAGTTCAAAACGATTCAGGATATTCCTAATCATTCTGTAGGTATTAATTTAGTTCTTGCAGCATTGGTTAACGCTGATCATGGTGTAATCTCTGACATCAAAGAAATTAACGCAGCGGGTCATCGTGTGGCTCATGGTGGCGAATATTTCCAGGATAGTGCTTTTGTTACTGAAGAAGCGAAAGCGAATATCAAAGCATGTTGCGAATTGGCTCCACTTCACAACCCGGCTAACCTTGAAGGTATCTTAGCAATTGAGAAATTGTTACCAGGTTTACCTCAAGTTGCTGTGTTTGATACATCTTTCCACCAAACACTTCCAAAGGAAGCTTTCATGTATGGTTTACCTTACGATTGCTACGAAACTTTGAAAGTTCGTAAATATGGTTTCCACGGAACTTCTCACAAATTTGTTGCTAACAAAGCGTGTGAAATACTAGGATGGAATATCGAAGATAAGAAAATCGTTTCTTGTCATCTTGGTAATGGTGCTTCTGTATGTGCTATCGATGGTGGTAAGTCTATCGAAACTTCAATGGGATTTACGCCTAACGAAGGTCTTTTGATGGGTACTCGTACAGGTAACCTTGACCTGGGTGCTTTACTATATATTGCTGAAAAGAAAGATCTTTCTATTCAGGAAACTAATAACTTGATTAATAAAGAATCAGGATTAGCAGGTATTTCTGGTATCTCTTCTGATATGAGAGATCTTGAAGATGCTGCAGCTGAAGGAAACGAAAGAGCTCAATTGGCTTTAGATATGTTCGCATATCGTGTAAAACGTTTTGTTGGTTCATATACTGCTTCTATGGGTGGTGTTGATTTAGTAATATTCACTGGAGGAATTGGAGAGAACGATTCTGTTTCTCGTGAGAAAATTGCGAAAGATTTTGGATACCTTGGACTTGACTTTGATAAGGATGTGAACGCAGGTTTACGTGGAAAAGATATGGTTATTTCTAAAGAAGGATCTAAAGTGAAAGCAATGGTCGTAACGACTAATGAGGAGTTGGTTATTGCTTCTGATACACAGCGTATTGTTGGTGCTTTGTAACTATCAAACTTATGATATTAAAAAGCTCTGTTGTTAACAGGGCTTTTTTTTATGCCAAAATATAAGATGATAATTTATTTTTTATCCGTATTTTACTTTTTATAATTTTAATTTAATGGATATGTTAAGCCAATAGATTGTTAGTAAAGTGTTAAATTTTGAAACAAATTTGTTTGCTTAACGTTTAGACGTATAGTATTTACTGGAAATACATGATATTTCATAGCAAATTGCAATGACTTTATGTTCGTATCAAACACATATTCTATAAAAACATTTTTTATTTTATTGTTGATTTCGTTTTCGATTTCTACTCTTGGACAGAGAACGAATTTTCGTTTCTATCAATACAATAAGGACAATAAATTAAATGAAGAGCTGGTGAAATCTATTCATCAGGATTCTCTTGGTGTTTATTATTTTGCTACTGATAAAGGATTAATTTCTCTCGTAAAAGATCATTTTATTCCAGTAGAGGTTCAAGAGGGAAAAAATCAATTTTATAAATCGTTATTTAAAAGGAAAAATGGTGATTTACTTGCACTTTCAGATGATGGAATCTATAAGATAACTCAAACATCGATAGGAAATAAAGCCGATTTGTTGTTTTTATGCAATACCGATTCCTTATTGCCAAAGTATCCTAAAGAATTTTTCGAAGATCAAAATGATGAATTGTGGCTAACGGATTTTAATCATATCTACAGGTTAAAAGGAAGTGATTTCGAACAGTACCAAATGGATAAAAAAAATCAAACTACATCCTATGCTAGGTCATTTCAATTTTTGGAATGTGATAATGGAAAATTAATGGTGGTTTCACAGTCTGGGTGGTTTTATCAGTTTGATCGCAAGAATAATCAGTTTAAAGAATCTGGTTTTAATTTGGACTTGGTAGTGAATTCCTCTTTTAAAATAGGGTCCAATGAATTTCTCTTAGGAACTTCCTTAGGAATATACAGATTAATATTAGATTTCAATGGGCAAGTGGTACATCATGAATTGATTAATGAAAGTATTATGGCCTCATGTTTTCAGGAATTATCTGAAAATAAGTTGTTAGTTGGAACCTGGTTTCAAGGAATACTAGAGATTGATTTATCAGAAGATTTTAAAGTTTATCCGATTGGTGGCTTTCCTTGTTTCACTGTTAACAATATTTTCTTAGATGATTTCGGAAAGTTTTGGATTGCTACTAATTCAGGAACTGTGGTGATGGAAAAGAAATTCTTTTCTTATCAATTTCGTTCTACTAATTCAGAGTACATTTCTTCTATTAATTTAAATGAAGATGGGAATGTTAATTTTTCAGGAAGAAAGCATATTTATAAAATCTCGAATGATGAGCAAATACAAAATATAAATCTTGAATTTGAAGGATCTATAAACGTATTTAAGAAAAGGAATAATATATCGCTTTTAGGAACAGAACAAGGATACTTGTATGTTTATAAAAATGATGAATTACACTTGAAGTTAGCCATTGCAAATAAGCCTATTACAAGTATTGAAATTGTTTCAGAACGTGAAGCATGGCTTGTATCAGATAAGGAATTATTCCATATTAATTTAAATTCTGGCCTAATAAAGAGTTATTTGCAATCCTTTAGAGGTCAGCGTATTGTTCAGGATATTTTATTAGATAAAGAAACTAATTTATTCATTGGAGCTGAATACAAAAATTCTTATCTATTTAAGTTTGATGTAGTAAGCAAAAAGGTTGAGAACATTAGTACTTCAATCGATTTTGATATTAATGAAGATTTTTGGGTTATTGATTTGGAATTTGACGAGGATACCTTGTATATGGGAACCTCTTCTGGTTTGTTAAAATATTGGGGCGAAGGTATTGAAAGGGTTGATTTGAGAGATATGACAAATAGTGAAGTCAATTCTGTAGCAATCGATCGCCATCATTCTTTTTGGATGACAACTAGTAAAGGTGTAATTCGAAAGAGGGAAAAGGATTTGTCGTTGTTTACACCGGAGCAAGGTTTGCCATCCAAAACATTTACCAACCGAAATTTAAAATTTGATTCGAATGATCATTTATGGGTCGGAACTTCCAACGGTATTGCTTATGCTTCCATTTGTGATTCAATACCCAAAACGCCAAAACCTGAGGTTAGTCGAACAGATGGAGGTAGTCAATTTGACTTGAAAAATGGTAAGGTTAAAATTAATGCCAATTCAATGTTGCTTTTGGACGTAACGGCTACTATATATCCGCAAAAACAGAATCAATTTCAATATTGCACAGTAAAAGGAAATGAGAAAATTATTGATTGGAAAGAGCTTTCTGATAAAAATCAAATTGTTATTCCAGGTTTAAAAACAGGAAAATATAAAATTTGTATAAGAGGTAAACATGAAGGGAACTACCGTTGGAGTGAACATCGCATTGTTGAATTAAATGTTGCGCAAGTTTGGTATTTGAGATGGTATGTTCTATTGGTAGATTTTTTATTGATTTTGGTTCTCATATTTTTAACTAATAAATACAGTCAAAAAAGAGCTCAACAGAATTTAATTGAATTGGAAAAGCAAGTTTCAGAGCGAACTGTTCAGCTTCAAGATTTGAACAAACATTTGGTAAGTGCGAATGTTGCAAAAGATAAATTCTTATCCATTATTGCTCATGATTTGAGAAATCCGTTTAATGCGATTAGGGGATTTTCAAAAATATTATTGAAAGATTCGGATATTTTGTCCGAAGAGGACAGAACAGAGTTAATTGAAACAATTTACAGAAGTTCTGATGATACCTTTAAGCTTTTAGAAAGTTTACTTGAGTGGGCAAATGTGCAAAAGGGAAATTTCAAATTGAATTCTGAAAATTTTGATTTGAAGACTATTTTGGAGAAAAACCTAGGACTTCATAAGAGTTTGGGATCTCTGAAAGGTCTAACATTAATAGGTGATTTTAATCGAGCAATCGTAAAAGCAGATAAGGCTATGATTGATACCGTGATCAGAAATCTATTATCTAATGCGATAAAGTATTCTAAGCCAAATCAGATTATCAAGCTACAAAGCATAGAAGCAAACGGTTTTATCGTTGTCCAAGTTACCGACCAAGGTGTTGGGATGACAGAGAAACAGCTTAAAAATTTATTTAAAATAGATACCGTTACGACTAGCGAAGGAACAGCCAATGAAACTGGAACAGGTTTTGGGTTAATGCTTAGTAAAGAGTTTGTTGAGCTTAATGGTGGTAAAATTTGGGTCGAGAGCGAGAAAAATAAAGGAACAAGCTTCTTTTTCTCCATTCCTAGAAAGTAATTTTATTCTTCACAAAAAGGTGTTATTGGGTTTTTGCATTAATTGCGAATCGTAAGTTGGTGTGGTTAATAATAGTCAATTAGTTGTTTTTATTCTTAATTAAGATACAATTCATTAATATTTTCTATTTTTGCCTTACACTTGAGAAAAGTGATAAAACACAAATGCAAACACAACACTAAAAATAAACAGAAGATGATTACACGTTTAGATCAAGTCATTGAGACGCTTAAAAACAATGAAAAAAAGAGATTGGTAGCCGCATATGCTAACGATTCTCATACAATTGGAGCTGTAAACGATGCAGTTCAGCATGGAATCATTGATGCTACCTTAGTAGGAGACCAGAAAACGATTGAAAAAACTTGTGCTGATCACAATTTCGATATCAATAAATTTACCGTAGTACATGAAGCAGATGAGTTAAAAGCAGCACAAAAAGCTGTTGAGTTGATTAATAGTGGTGAAGGTGATATGATTATGAAAGGTCTTGTAAGTACAGATAAGTATATGAAGGCTATTCTTAATAAAGAAAAAGGTTTGATGCCTCCTAAAGCTGTTTTGAGTCACGTAACTGTGATGGAGAATCCAAATTATCACAAACTATTAGTTGTAAGCGATGTTGCTGTTATTCCTCAGCCTGATTTGAATCAGAAAATTGCTATTACAAACTATGTAGTTAAGGTTGCACAATCATTGGGAATTGAAAAGCCAAAAGTTGCTATGATCGCTGCTTCAGAACAAGTTCTTCCTAAGATGGATGCTTGTGTTGATGCTGCTATTATTTCTAAAATGGCTGATCGTGGTCAGATTAAGGGTGCTTATGTTGATGGACCTTTAGCGATTGATGTTGCTATTGACAAAGAATCTGCTGAGATAAAGAAATTGGATTCAATGGTTGCTGGTGATGCTGACTGTATGGTATTCCCAAATATCGAAAGTGGTAATGTTTTTTACAAAGTAAATACGAAATTGTCAAAAGCTGAACTAGGTGCAATGGTGATGGGAGCGAAGGTTCCTGCAATTCTTTCTTCACGCGGTGATAGTGTAAAGACTAAATTATACTCTATTGCGATGGCTGCTTTAGTGGCTTCTAAATAAGTTTTGATAGATTAAAAGACGCATGTGCATGCGTCTTTACTTAAAATATAATTTCTAAGAATTATGTCCCCAATACGTTCTCTAGACCAAATGGTCCAACATCTTCGCGAAAGCGGACGAAAGAAAAAAATTGCTGTTGCTTATGCACAAGATCCAAATACCATTGGCGCAATTGCTAAGGCTATTGATGAGGGATTTGTTGATGCGGTAATGATTGGCGATGAGCAAGAAATTCGTTCTAAAGCTCAATTAGAAGATATCAATCCTGATATTTTTACAATCGTTCATATTCCTAATGATGTTGCAGCAACTACAGAAGCGGTTCGAATGGCTCGAGCCGATGAGGTAGATGTTGTAATGAAGGGATTAGTTGGGACAGATAAATTTTTGAAAGCCGTTTTGAACAAACAAAAAGGTCTGTTGCCTCCAAAGGCTTGCATGACCTATGTTTGTGCACTCGATCTTCCAAAATACGATAAGCTTCTATTCGTTTCTGATACGGCAGTATTGCCTTTTCCTGATTTGAATCAGAAGATAGCTATGGTGAATTACGGTGTGGCGATGGCAAAGCGCTTTGGTGTTGAGAAACCAAAAGTTGCTTTAATCAGTGCAACTGAAAAACCAAACCCAGCATTTCCATCGTCTATCGATGATACGATTATCTGCAAGATGGCCGATCGTGGTCAAATTAAAGATTGTATTATTGATGGTCCTTTGGATGTTTTCTAGCTTGCGATCCTGCATCTGTTGAAATCAAAGGTATTCCAACTCCAATTAATGGAGAGGCAGATTGCTTGGTATTTCCATCTTTAGAATCGTGTAATTCTTTTTATAAAGGCTTAATGCTATTTGGTGGTGGCGAACTGGCTGGACTAATTCAAGGTACCATAAAACCTGTTGTTGTTATGTCACGAAGCGAGAGTCAGCAATCAAAATTCTATTGTATTGCATTATCCGTATTAATGGCAGATTAAATAATTGGTAGTTATCAATTTATAATGAATAATTGAAGAGGCGCGAACTATCGTGTCTCTTTTTTATTGCAGCTTAATAGTGGTTTGCGTTTTGGTGCCTTAAATTATAATTTCTGTGCACTTCGAATCTATTTAATTAATAATTCATCATTCAATTCTTATCTTTGCCAAATGACAAATCCAAAACCATATTGTTTGATGCCATGGATACACTACCATGTTGGAAATGCGGGTCGGGTAAAAGCATGCTGTGTAGCAAATATCCCATTTGGGGATAGCAATACACAAACATTTTCTGAAATATGGAATGGAGCAGCAATAGATGAGTTAAGAGTGAAATTTGCAAAAGGAGAAAAGGATTCTCGTTGCAAAGTTTGTCATCGATTAGAGGAAGCAGGAGGGAAGAGTATACGACAAGAAACCCATGAGAAATTTGGAGAGAATTTCGCTAAGCATAAAAGTAATCTTCCAATCTATTTTGACATCCGCTTTTCAAATGCCTGCAATTTTGCTTGTCGTACTTGTTGGCACGGTGCTAGTTCAGCTTGGTTTCCCGAGGCCAAACAAATGGGTCGTAACCTGGGTGAAAAAGCCTTATTGCAAAACATCAACGATTTTGATGCATTTATAGAACAGACGGGAGAAGCATTGTTAAACGCTAAAGAAATCTACTTTGCTGGCGGTGAGCCCTTAGCCACAAAAGAGCATTACCTCTTGTTAGACTGGCTAGTAAAGAACAAGGCGACACAAATTCATTTGCGTTACAATACGAACTTCTCACAATTGAAAATGGGAGGCTATAATGTGCTGGATTATTGGAAACATTTTTCAGCAGTGGAAATATTATCGAGTATTGATGCGCATGGAGAACTGGGAGAATATATCCGAAAAGGCTTTAATTGGGAGCAATTTAGGGCGAACAGAAAGCAAATTCAATCCCATAAACACATTCGCTTCTTAATAGCGCCAACAATTTCTGTTTTTTCTATTTTAAATTTGCCTAAGCTTTACAAAACTTGCTTGCAAGAAGGAATTATCGATCTTGATGGATTGTACATTAATATGCTCGACAGACCTTTGCATTACAATACAAAAGCATTGCCAGAGAAATACAAGCAAAAGGTGGTAGAGGAATACTTAAGTTTTTACAATTGGGCGGAGAAGGAGAAGATTCCACAGACAATACTTAATCAGTTTAAAGAGTGTGAGACTTACATGCTTAGCGAAGATCTTTCGAAGCAATGGAAAAACTTTCAAAAGGAAACCGCTCTTTTAGATGAGATGAGAAATGAAAGTGTAAATGAGGCTTTGAATTTTTAAATAACTTCAAGTAAATTTCATTTGCTGCGGATAAATAGAGAGCGCTTAGTTTTAGAAACGACTAGCTATTAACTCTAATAATTTGTTCTTGTTAATTGGTTTTGTAATGAAGTCATTGCAGCCAGCGGCTATACATTTTTCACGATCTCCTATTTGAGCAAAAGCAGTTTGCGCCAGGATATATACTTCTTTATTGAATTCACGAATTCTACGAGTAGCTTCATGTCCATCAATTTCCGGAATTCTTATGTCCATTAATATCAAATCGAGATTCGTATTGTTGCGGCATATATCAACAGCATCGGTTCCGTTAGTAGCAACTAAGATGTCTTTTTCATATTTTTTCAAAATAATTTTTAAATAGGCTATAACTGCTTCCTCATCTTCGACAATTAGAATCTGTAATTTCTTTTCGGATAATTCTACAATGCCAGAAGGTTCAATTGTTTTGCTTAATTTTTTAAACTTATTTTCTTTTATTGGTATTGTAAAAGAAAAATGAGAGCCAACACCAACTTCACTTTCTAATTGCATTTTACCTCCAAGTTTTTCAACATATGCACTCGCAATAGACAGACCTAATCCTGATCCTTCTTGGACCATTCGATCCTCGGTGTCTGCTTGTATAAATCTTTGGAATACAGTCTCTTGTTTTTCTTTCGGTATTCCTATGCCGGTATCCTTAATCGAAAAATGGAATAATGAGGGAGTCGAT from Labilibaculum sp. DW002 includes the following:
- a CDS encoding FAD-binding and (Fe-S)-binding domain-containing protein — translated: MKPTVQSTIFEELQEKLEGEIHRDMSTRLLYATDASAYKVLPLAVAYPKNESDLQHLIKFASDQDLSLIPRAAGTSLAGQVVGDGLVVDISKHFTKILELNQEEKWVRVQPGVILDELNLYLHSYGLFFGPETSTSSRCMLGGMLGNNSCGSHSIIYGSTRDHTLETNCILSDGSKATFKNVTDDEFKQKCEANNGLESKLYQQINQILSSEEIRASIDKEFPDLKIKRRNTGYAIDILSNSSPFSKNDIQFNFCNLLAGSEGTLAFTTEIKLNLVPSPPKEKALVCAHFKSLEDAIKGNLIALKYQPGAVELMDDQILKLTEGNRTQAKNRFFLQGSPGALLIIEFARESKAEIEQIACKMEAEFRENNLGYHFPVVTGAENITKVWDLRKSALGVLSNMIGDAKPVSLIEDTSVNPEVLYDYIAEFKELMKKHEIQCVFHAHIGTGEIHMRPVLDLKNADDQEKFHAIGLDSAKLVKKYNGSLSGEHGDGRLRGEFIPIMIGEENYQLLRQIKQTWDPKNIFNPGKIVDTPKMNTHLRYEPNQQTKEIETYFDFSSDMGIVRATERCNGSGDCRNTHVTGKALCPSYQASLDEKLSTRARANLFREFLTNSDKKNPFDQKDLYDILDFCLSCKACKSECPSNVDMAKLKAEFLQQYYDSNPIPLRSKLIANISKINKLGSYAPSLFNYVNQHPTIGNIVKSNLGFAKERSIPKLHNTTLKKWHSSTTNGTTKKRVYLFADEFTDYNDTPIGIKTIQLLQKLDYQVIIPKHVESGRTFLSKGLVKKAKFLAIKNINLLKGIVDENNPLIGIEPSAILTFRDEYLDLVPETMKLEAKTLASNTFMIEEFLYQEMQKGNISIDQFTKEKKEIKFHAHCYQKALASSAPTKKILSFPENYTAIEIKSGCCGMAGSFGYEKEHYDLSKKVGELVLLPEVRKTPQSVLIAASGTSCRHQIKDETEREASHPVEILFEALV
- a CDS encoding ATP-binding protein; this translates as MKSIHQDSLGVYYFATDKGLISLVKDHFIPVEVQEGKNQFYKSLFKRKNGDLLALSDDGIYKITQTSIGNKADLLFLCNTDSLLPKYPKEFFEDQNDELWLTDFNHIYRLKGSDFEQYQMDKKNQTTSYARSFQFLECDNGKLMVVSQSGWFYQFDRKNNQFKESGFNLDLVVNSSFKIGSNEFLLGTSLGIYRLILDFNGQVVHHELINESIMASCFQELSENKLLVGTWFQGILEIDLSEDFKVYPIGGFPCFTVNNIFLDDFGKFWIATNSGTVVMEKKFFSYQFRSTNSEYISSINLNEDGNVNFSGRKHIYKISNDEQIQNINLEFEGSINVFKKRNNISLLGTEQGYLYVYKNDELHLKLAIANKPITSIEIVSEREAWLVSDKELFHINLNSGLIKSYLQSFRGQRIVQDILLDKETNLFIGAEYKNSYLFKFDVVSKKVENISTSIDFDINEDFWVIDLEFDEDTLYMGTSSGLLKYWGEGIERVDLRDMTNSEVNSVAIDRHHSFWMTTSKGVIRKREKDLSLFTPEQGLPSKTFTNRNLKFDSNDHLWVGTSNGIAYASICDSIPKTPKPEVSRTDGGSQFDLKNGKVKINANSMLLLDVTATIYPQKQNQFQYCTVKGNEKIIDWKELSDKNQIVIPGLKTGKYKICIRGKHEGNYRWSEHRIVELNVAQVWYLRWYVLLVDFLLILVLIFLTNKYSQKRAQQNLIELEKQVSERTVQLQDLNKHLVSANVAKDKFLSIIAHDLRNPFNAIRGFSKILLKDSDILSEEDRTELIETIYRSSDDTFKLLESLLEWANVQKGNFKLNSENFDLKTILEKNLGLHKSLGSLKGLTLIGDFNRAIVKADKAMIDTVIRNLLSNAIKYSKPNQIIKLQSIEANGFIVVQVTDQGVGMTEKQLKNLFKIDTVTTSEGTANETGTGFGLMLSKEFVELNGGKIWVESEKNKGTSFFFSIPRK
- a CDS encoding bifunctional enoyl-CoA hydratase/phosphate acetyltransferase gives rise to the protein MIKHKCKHNTKNKQKMITRLDQVIETLKNNEKKRLVAAYANDSHTIGAVNDAVQHGIIDATLVGDQKTIEKTCADHNFDINKFTVVHEADELKAAQKAVELINSGEGDMIMKGLVSTDKYMKAILNKEKGLMPPKAVLSHVTVMENPNYHKLLVVSDVAVIPQPDLNQKIAITNYVVKVAQSLGIEKPKVAMIAASEQVLPKMDACVDAAIISKMADRGQIKGAYVDGPLAIDVAIDKESAEIKKLDSMVAGDADCMVFPNIESGNVFYKVNTKLSKAELGAMVMGAKVPAILSSRGDSVKTKLYSIAMAALVASK
- a CDS encoding acetate/propionate family kinase — its product is MNVLVLNCGSSSLKYQILNMGEEATLLASGLVERIGLENGVLTHKPEGKDKFKTIQDIPNHSVGINLVLAALVNADHGVISDIKEINAAGHRVAHGGEYFQDSAFVTEEAKANIKACCELAPLHNPANLEGILAIEKLLPGLPQVAVFDTSFHQTLPKEAFMYGLPYDCYETLKVRKYGFHGTSHKFVANKACEILGWNIEDKKIVSCHLGNGASVCAIDGGKSIETSMGFTPNEGLLMGTRTGNLDLGALLYIAEKKDLSIQETNNLINKESGLAGISGISSDMRDLEDAAAEGNERAQLALDMFAYRVKRFVGSYTASMGGVDLVIFTGGIGENDSVSREKIAKDFGYLGLDFDKDVNAGLRGKDMVISKEGSKVKAMVVTTNEELVIASDTQRIVGAL
- the pta gene encoding phosphate acetyltransferase; its protein translation is MNLLQKIKENAKLHNKKIVLPEGTEERTLQAADILLNEKIAQIILIGNPETIKSEANRLNLEHISKAIIIDPENHDKMEAYAEILVELRKKKGMTMEKAMGLVKDPLYLATLMIKAGDADGEVAGALNATGDVLRPAFQIVKTMPGCSVVSGAFILILKDKTFGDNGMLVVADCAVHPNPTASELAEIAVATAKTTKAIANMEPRVAMLSFSTMGSAKHEMVDKVVEATRLAKEAAPEFLIDGEMQADAAIVEAIGASKAPNSEVAGRANVLVFPTLEVGNIAYKLVQRLAGAEAVGPVLQGMAAPINDLSRGCSVSDIVNLVAITANQTAGM